In Candidatus Nitrospira nitrificans, one genomic interval encodes:
- a CDS encoding DUF2868 domain-containing protein, with product MTPAQLAKVLLVQACEEHDPDHKFILRYERELPRHERFDPQGDKSLEDPARHGEASVIERAEYIIDRLTQKHPALASAFAVLRIKTPVTLLIGCAVIGGFLADPIGPAGQINLLNFPLLTLLLWNAVVYAGVLYDMIVPRPSRDRSQPGLEGLVEWLLGLGVKGRLSRLRSDRAQGSDEQRWIAASLAMYAARLLHGGRELLISHARSLLHAAAAALAIGVIAGLYLRGFSFLYKAGWDSTFMGAKGVHTFLSVLFAPASWLLGTPMPGVEAIVDLQGTARANAAIWIHFWAMTTILFIVLPRTLLAAAAWRRTARLAGAMHLPSNEPYFRRLLNPYRGKGLLVEVLAYSHRVKEGDDRLLAFLSDAFGVLADIHLGHSVQYGEPPPHFPVDPDRALCAVALFNVAQAPEETHGEFLEELKTTVRGRGRPNMLLVLLDCEAYAQIDHEKRLNERCQAWATLVKECGLQALRYRDPAGPPDGELQTLPDCLWPGDFRGAR from the coding sequence ATGACGCCTGCCCAACTTGCCAAAGTGCTCCTGGTTCAGGCCTGCGAAGAACATGATCCGGACCACAAGTTTATTTTGCGGTACGAGCGGGAGTTGCCTCGTCATGAAAGATTCGATCCTCAAGGTGACAAGTCCCTGGAAGATCCTGCCCGCCATGGAGAGGCTTCGGTCATTGAGCGGGCTGAATACATCATCGATCGGCTGACTCAGAAACATCCCGCGCTCGCTTCGGCTTTCGCCGTTCTGCGAATCAAGACGCCGGTCACGCTGCTGATCGGCTGTGCTGTGATCGGAGGCTTTCTCGCTGACCCGATAGGCCCTGCGGGTCAGATTAACCTCCTGAATTTTCCTCTTCTCACCCTTCTCCTCTGGAATGCGGTTGTCTATGCCGGTGTGCTCTACGACATGATCGTGCCGCGACCGTCGCGAGATCGGTCGCAGCCAGGCCTGGAGGGGCTGGTGGAATGGCTTCTGGGACTCGGTGTGAAGGGACGGCTCAGCCGACTTCGGTCTGATCGCGCACAGGGTTCCGACGAACAGCGATGGATTGCAGCATCCCTTGCGATGTACGCCGCGCGCCTGCTCCACGGCGGCCGTGAATTGTTGATCTCCCATGCCCGCAGTCTGCTCCACGCGGCTGCGGCCGCGCTGGCGATCGGCGTGATCGCGGGACTCTACCTGCGTGGGTTCAGTTTTCTGTACAAGGCGGGATGGGACAGCACGTTCATGGGTGCCAAGGGCGTCCACACCTTTCTCTCCGTCCTCTTCGCGCCGGCAAGTTGGCTGTTGGGGACCCCGATGCCCGGCGTGGAAGCCATCGTTGACCTGCAAGGCACAGCCAGGGCCAATGCGGCGATCTGGATTCATTTCTGGGCGATGACGACGATACTCTTCATTGTCCTGCCGCGGACCTTGCTGGCCGCGGCGGCCTGGAGGCGTACGGCTCGTCTGGCCGGTGCGATGCATCTGCCGAGCAATGAGCCGTATTTCCGGCGACTGCTGAATCCTTACCGAGGGAAGGGGCTGCTTGTGGAGGTGCTGGCCTATAGCCATCGCGTGAAGGAGGGCGACGATCGGCTTCTGGCATTCCTCAGCGACGCATTCGGCGTGCTGGCGGATATCCATCTGGGACACTCAGTCCAGTACGGCGAACCCCCTCCACACTTTCCGGTCGACCCGGATCGAGCTCTGTGCGCTGTCGCGTTGTTCAATGTGGCCCAGGCTCCGGAGGAAACACATGGCGAATTTTTAGAGGAGCTGAAAACCACGGTCCGAGGCCGAGGTCGGCCGAACATGCTGTTGGTCCTGCTGGATTGCGAAGCCTATGCGCAGATCGACCATGAAAAGCGTCTGAATGAACGGTGTCAGGCCTGGGCTACGCTGGTGAAAGAGTGCGGACTCCAGGCCCTGAGATACCGGGACCCTGCCGGACCGCCGGATGGGGAACTGCAAACCTTGCCGGACTGTTTGTGGCCCGGCGATTTTCGGGGAGCGCGATGA